ATCTCGATGAATGTGAAAAGCGTCCCTTCCTTCACCAGGCGGTTGAGGCTTCCCCTGGCCCGCCGCAGCCTCTCGTGCGTGTAGACCCTCCTGCCGTCTTTCACCGTGAACTCCTTCAGGAACTCGCTCCAATCGGAGCACCACTGCGCGTAGTCGACGAGCCACTCCCTCATCGCGTCCTCGTCTTTGGCCCTCGTCAGGCGGTTCGCGATGCCCAGGAGCTCGCGGCCGCACTCGAGCTTGGGACTCTTGGTCGTGTAGCGCTTGACCTGGCGCGCGGCATGCACGACGCAGCGCTGTATCCTGGTGCCGGGCCATACGGTGCGCGCCGCCTTCGCGAGCCCGGTGGATCCGTCCGACACCACCAGCATCGGAGCGGGTATCCTCATCATCAGCGCCGCCCAGGAGCTCGAGCACTCCCTTTGCGCCAGGTGCCATGCGATCACGTGCTCCTTGGAGCGCGCGACGAGCACGACGGCGTCGTGGGAAAACCAGATGCCGTCGAGAAAGACCGTGTCGAAGACCTCGCCGGTGAAAGGGGCGATGGGCCAAAGCTCCCAGAACCCGGCGCACTTTCGCCAGAAGGTCGACCTGCTGTATCCGAGATCGGCGATCGACCTCTTGGAGAGGATCCAGGCAAGGAAGGCCCGGAGCAGCTTGGCGGCGTTGTCAATCCTTCTCGTCTTGGAGGCACCGCACGACTTGCACCGCCAGCGCTTGGTCCCTGCCTTCGTGTATCCGTTCCCCTTCATCTCGCTTCCGCAAACGTCGCATCTCGGGCTACTCAAGGCGTCATCCTGTCCACTAGGCAACTTTTCCCTTCGGAAAGCTTGCCTGAACAGGCACGTCAAGAGGAAAGCGGACACACTTTTTGAAACACCTTCGAGTTGGGCGATTCCAACTCAAGGACCTGATTTGCTTGTGTTCAACTGGGGTAACGGGTCTTATTCGGACACACTTTTTGAAACATAGCCCTAAATATACTGGTTGAGTTCGTTAAATCAGTGGTTGGTGATACCACTTACCAGATTTGTTGAACAATTGGTTGGCCATTAACCCAAATGAGGGACCTAGGTTGTAAAATACATGGTTGGGAATGTATTTTACGGGCTATGTTTCAAAAAGTGTGTCCGGCGGGACATCACTGACGGTACCTCGTCGGCATGTGAAACTCGTTCCAGTCGATGGCCTTCCCATACCTCTCCGGGCTTCCATCCGAATGCCGGCCCTCGCCCGAGACGGTTGCGAAAAGCCCGTCGACGTCTTCGTCCCTCGGCATGCGGCGCAGGATCTCCGCCGGGCTCTCGGGCTCTTCGGTGTGCATGTAGCACCACCACATGACGGCCTTCACGCGGTGCAGCAGCGGCAATCCCCGATGCAGCCTGAGCATCT
This window of the Coriobacteriaceae bacterium genome carries:
- a CDS encoding IS1249 family transposase, with amino-acid sequence MSAFLLTCLFRQAFRREKLPSGQDDALSSPRCDVCGSEMKGNGYTKAGTKRWRCKSCGASKTRRIDNAAKLLRAFLAWILSKRSIADLGYSRSTFWRKCAGFWELWPIAPFTGEVFDTVFLDGIWFSHDAVVLVARSKEHVIAWHLAQRECSSSWAALMMRIPAPMLVVSDGSTGLAKAARTVWPGTRIQRCVVHAARQVKRYTTKSPKLECGRELLGIANRLTRAKDEDAMREWLVDYAQWCSDWSEFLKEFTVKDGRRVYTHERLRRARGSLNRLVKEGTLFTFIEMQRERGGRWDSTNNPIESLNAQLREMLRLHRGLPLLHRVKAVMWWCYMHTEEPESPAEILRRMPRDEDVDGLFATVSGEGRHSDGSPERYGKAIDWNEFHMPTRYRQ